The genomic DNA CGGCGACTGGGCCGGCGGTTCGGGTCAGGCGGGCTGGCTCGACGGACAGCCCCGCGAGATGATCACGACCGTGCTCGACGGCCTCCGTGCGGTGGACGCGTGGACGGTCACGCATGCACGCGGCGCCGACATCCTCACGCTCGCCGACGACCCCCGCGGCACGCACTTCCCGGACAACCAGCCGCGTCCTCCCGTGGTGCAGCCGTGCCCGCCGGATCCTGTGCTCATCGCGGAGGCGGTGGCCGCTGCCGAGGCCGCCGACGTCGTGGTCGCGGTGGTCGGCGATCGCATCGAGCTCGTGGGCGAGGGGCGGTCCACGGCCACGCTGGAGCTCATCGGCGGGCAGAACGCCCTGCTCGACGCACTCATCGAGACCGGGAAACCCGTCGTCGTGGTGCTCCTCGCGTCCAAGCCGCTCGTGCTCCCGCCCTCAATGCAGCGGGCGGCGGCGGTGGTCTGGGCCGCGAATCCGGGTATGCAGGGCGGACGGGCGCTCGCCGACATCGTCACGGGTGCCGTGGAGCCCTCGGGCCGGCTGCCCATCTCGTTCGCGCGGCACGTCGGGCAGCAGCCGACCTACTACAACCAGATCCGTGGTCAGCACGGCGACCGCTACGCCGACCTCACCCAGGCGCCCGCGTGGGCCTTCGGAGAGGGCCGGTCGTACACGACCGTGACGTACGCGGAGCTGGAGCTGGAGCAGACGGAGCTGCGCCTCGGCGCCACCGTGGTGGGGCACGTGACCGTGACGAACACGGGGGACCGGCCCGTCCGCGAGACCGTGCAGGCGTACGTGCGGGACGAGGTGACGAGCGTGAGCTGGACCGACCGCGAGCTCAAGGCCTTCCGGCAGGTCGACCTCGCGCCGGGGGAGAGTGCGCGCGTGCGGATCGAGGTCCCCGTCGCGGACTGCACGATCGTGACCGCCGCCGGCGTCCGGACCGTGGAGCCCGGCGCCTTCACGCTCCTCGTCGGCCCCAGCTCCCGCGAGGAGCACCTCCTCCCCGCCCCCTTCGAGATCTCCCGTTCCTGATTCCCGGCGGCCTCGATTTGACCTCAAGTGCGCTTGAGGTTTTACGGTGGAGGGCGTGAGTGGGACAGAGAAGAAGCCGCGATGACATATGTGATCGCACTGCCGTGCGTCGACCTCAAGGACAAGGCGTGCATCGACGAATGCCCGGTCGACTGCATCTATGAAGGGGAGCGGTCGCTCTACATCCACCCCGACGAGTGCGTGGACTGCGGAGCGTGCGAGCCGGTGTGCCCGGTCGAGGCGATCTACTACGAGGACGACCTGCCCGACGAGTGGCAGGACTACTACAAGGCCAACGTCGAGTTCTTCGACGAGATCGGCTCGCCCGGCGGCGCCGCCCGCACCGGACTCATCCGTCACGACCACCCGCTCATCGCCGCGCTCCCGCCCCAGGAAGTGCACGAGTGACTCCGCGCATCGCCATCGTCGGCGCGGGACCCGCAGGCATCTACGCCGCCGACCTCCTCCGGGCTCAGGTGCCGGAGGCGGCCATCGACCTGTACGAGAAGCTCCCCGCTCCGTACGGCCTCGTCCGCTATGGCGTCGCCCCCGACCATCCGCGCATCCGCAAGATCATCGATGCGCTGCACGACGTGCTCCTTCAGCCCGGCATCCGGCTGCTCGGCAACGTCGAGGTGGGCGTCGATGTGACGGTCGACGAGCTCCACCGGGCGTACGACGGCGTCGTCATCGCGACCGGAGCCGACCGTGACGTGACGTTCGACGTGCCGGGAGCCGACCTCCCCGGATCGTTCGGCGCCGCGGATTTCGTGGCCTGGTACGACGCGCACCCCGACGTCGCGCGGGGCTGGGGCCTGGAGGCGGAGGCCGTGGCCGTGCTCGGGGCGGGCAACGTCGCCCTCGACGTCACGCGCATCCTCGCGAAGCACGCCGCGGCGCTGGAGTCGACCGACACCCCCGACCACATCCTCGACGCGCTCGCCGCGAGCCGGGTCCGCGACGTGCACCTGTTCGCCCGTCGCGGTCCGGCCGATGTGCGTTTCTCCGCTCTGGAGCTGCGCGAGCTCGGGGAGCAGCACGACGTGGAGGTGGTCGTCGATCCCGCCGACCTCGCGCTCGACGACCACGCCGCCCGCATGCTGGAGCAGTTCTCGCAGCGCCGCATCATCGTGCGCACCCTCACGGAATGGGCGCAGCGTCCGTCCACCGAAGCCTCCCGGCGCATCCACCTGCACTTCCGGCATCGACCCGTCCGCGTCCTCGGCACCGACCGTGTGGAGGGCATCGAGTTCGAGCGCTCGGCCTCCGATCCGCTCGGCCGCATGATCGGCACCGGCGAGCTCGTGCGGTACGAGGTCGGCGCCGTCTACCGGGCGATCGGCTACCTCTCCTCGCCCGTGCCCGGCGTGCCGTTCGACGCGGCGCGGGGCATCGTTCCGAACGCGGAAGGACGGGTGCTCGATGCCGACGGCACGCCCGTCCCGGGTCTCTATGCGACCGGCTGGATCAAGCGCGGGCCGATCGGGCTCATCGGCT from Microbacterium paraoxydans includes the following:
- the fdxA gene encoding ferredoxin codes for the protein MTYVIALPCVDLKDKACIDECPVDCIYEGERSLYIHPDECVDCGACEPVCPVEAIYYEDDLPDEWQDYYKANVEFFDEIGSPGGAARTGLIRHDHPLIAALPPQEVHE
- a CDS encoding FAD-dependent oxidoreductase — its product is MTPRIAIVGAGPAGIYAADLLRAQVPEAAIDLYEKLPAPYGLVRYGVAPDHPRIRKIIDALHDVLLQPGIRLLGNVEVGVDVTVDELHRAYDGVVIATGADRDVTFDVPGADLPGSFGAADFVAWYDAHPDVARGWGLEAEAVAVLGAGNVALDVTRILAKHAAALESTDTPDHILDALAASRVRDVHLFARRGPADVRFSALELRELGEQHDVEVVVDPADLALDDHAARMLEQFSQRRIIVRTLTEWAQRPSTEASRRIHLHFRHRPVRVLGTDRVEGIEFERSASDPLGRMIGTGELVRYEVGAVYRAIGYLSSPVPGVPFDAARGIVPNAEGRVLDADGTPVPGLYATGWIKRGPIGLIGSTKSDAAQTVQHLVEDLAATPSARIDRDPPLDLPGVVDWEGWLRIDEAERRAGAVRGRERTKLVDRAAMRAHATPTPIPLEESTR